In one window of Paraflavitalea soli DNA:
- a CDS encoding IPT/TIG domain-containing protein, with amino-acid sequence MKSILLAISKAMLLLAVSGLVMVSCKKDADAGRANPTANKLDPIKASGGTVLTLTGSDLADMRSIVFDNGNVPAAFNPVFNTADAVIFRVPDTANGGDQNIIFTNVDGKSVKVAFSVVALPTVATAFPVDFQAGTTITLTGGNLESVSKVVLDGTTTEATIVSKEKKKLVITMPASPVNTAKLVITNASGTMTTTQIFTNVDAAYAIFKDALHGDWEDWSWSLTNTATTTDKITGTASMQAAYSGAWGGMQLHAKVKAVLAPYRFVTFWIKGADVEKKMKFNLNWTNDQTLTIPPNVWTYYKFDLSIFKNAGVAELETFIMQINDDPKTLLFDNILLVK; translated from the coding sequence ATGAAATCGATTCTTCTAGCTATATCAAAAGCCATGTTGCTGCTGGCAGTCAGCGGGCTGGTGATGGTGTCCTGTAAAAAAGACGCGGATGCGGGGCGGGCCAATCCTACGGCCAATAAACTCGACCCCATAAAAGCTTCCGGCGGAACGGTGTTGACCCTGACGGGCAGCGACCTGGCAGATATGCGCTCCATTGTGTTTGACAATGGCAATGTGCCTGCTGCTTTCAATCCTGTATTTAACACAGCTGATGCAGTGATCTTCCGGGTGCCGGATACAGCCAATGGCGGTGACCAGAACATCATATTCACCAATGTGGATGGTAAATCGGTAAAGGTGGCTTTTTCAGTGGTGGCGCTGCCTACGGTTGCCACGGCTTTCCCGGTCGACTTCCAGGCAGGCACTACCATTACGCTCACGGGCGGCAACCTGGAAAGTGTAAGTAAAGTGGTGCTGGATGGCACTACCACGGAAGCGACGATCGTATCGAAGGAAAAAAAGAAACTGGTGATCACGATGCCTGCTTCTCCGGTGAATACGGCTAAGCTGGTCATCACCAACGCTTCGGGCACGATGACCACTACGCAGATCTTTACCAATGTGGATGCAGCGTATGCGATCTTTAAAGACGCCTTGCACGGGGATTGGGAAGACTGGTCCTGGAGCCTTACGAATACAGCCACTACTACAGATAAGATAACGGGGACGGCTTCCATGCAGGCTGCGTACAGCGGCGCCTGGGGTGGTATGCAATTGCATGCCAAAGTAAAAGCGGTGTTGGCGCCCTACCGGTTTGTTACCTTCTGGATCAAGGGGGCGGATGTAGAAAAGAAAATGAAGTTCAATCTCAACTGGACGAATGACCAGACGCTCACGATCCCACCCAATGTGTGGACGTATTACAAATTTGATCTTAGCATATTTAAAAATGCAGGGGTGGCAGAACTGGAAACCTTTATCATGCAGATCAATGATGATCCGAAGACCTTGTTGTTTGATAATATTTTGTTGGTAAAATAG